Within the Molothrus aeneus isolate 106 chromosome 1, BPBGC_Maene_1.0, whole genome shotgun sequence genome, the region CTGAGCCATTcttcctctgccttctcctttGAGTGGGCTAAATGCAGttcagttttttttctgatttttgagTCTTCATGAGAATAAGAGTCTTGCAAAGTCTATTTCAAATACTATCACAATTCAGAAAGATTATTCAGAcaaaaaactgaaagagagtagccAGGAAGTGAGTAAATATTGTATATCCGCAAAATGTTTAGGAGAGAAATTTTGAACATGGTTCTAAAAGGGAATTGCAACTGTGCTGGTCTGCAGTTGTGACATTTGAGCCATAAAAGCTAAGattgtttaattttcttaatttcttggagtctggtttttttcctgaagaaaattcTAAAACCACTTCCTTCCAtggaacttttaaaaatttcttaatATACACTTCCATTATAAATCAGATGTGGGCCACCATTGCTTAGGTTGTCTGTCATTTCCTAGAACAAGAGtagaaaacattaattaaaattacaaTTATTGCAAGGTGTTCAAAAGTCAGTTATCTAAGGTTGTGATGAAATTTGAACAAACTCAGAATTTCAAACATTCAGAAACAcgttacatttttatttaacgTGATAAACCTCCTtataaaaaatcaatttttcccTTCATAAATTAGGTACATTTGAAAGCCGATAGATTCATTGATAGTGGTTGAGTTGGACATTACACTCAGACCACATATGGAGCATTGATGGCATCTGTACTAGTTTGTGATGTTGTCCTTTGAAATTGCATCAACTCAAGCTTGTGTGCTGATCTACAAAAGAATGGAATGGTAGTTAGTTCTGTTTCCATTCAAACCTCTGTCTGTGCTGACATGCTACCAACAGATGCCAGTCAATGCCTGCTGAAATAGACATTTTGGAAGACCTAAATCCAAACAGGATCTAAGGGGTTTAAGTACTTGTTTTCCCTTGGGATGGGTCTGATTTTAGTTTTCCCTTATTATGCCAGTCTACAATTTTTAGCAGTTCAGGGATTGCTTCTCCAGTGGCAGGTGAGTCATCCCAGAGTAAGCTGACTGGCTCATGAGTCAGAATCCTAAAGCACCTGAACCAAGATTTACTCAGAGATAGATTTTCTGATTCTCAAATTGAAATGCAAACAATACCCCCTTAGCAGCTGTCTAAGCATAGAGATGGCTACATTAATTAAACAGTTCCCTGATCTCCAAGCCTGCAAAGCCACATTGAGTTTATGGTCGGAACTACCTTATTCTGAGCAATCCCAGGGCTATTTCATACCAGATTGAATCTGGATGCAGAAATAAGTGATCTGCTGCTTATGTCCAATGACAGAGAATATTCAGCTATGGCAAGAGGAATGGGTACAGGCAAAAATGCAGCTTGGAGTATTTCTAAAATTCAAGTAGATGAGGTGAAGGTGCCAGTGTTGGACTAGTTCTAAAATAGCTGCATGATGACCAGAGGCTCTTCTCTGCATGGAAAGATTAAATtcacctcttcttcctcctaGGTACACTTGGAGAAAATGTGGAATAAAAGGGATTTGTTTGTCCCCCTTCCTGTGGAAGCTTCTGTTAAAAACTGAAGCAACATTCATTGGGctagacagagagagagagagaaaaagacgGAAAGAAAGAACCAAACTCTATAGCATAGTAGCTGAGATTTGTtgtaaagagaaaattattcaaCCTGGTCTTTATTAGTAGTCTTactctgtctctctcttcttttagtCCACAATATTTGGCAAGCAGAGACCAGAACTCATTGTAACATAAAGTTATATAGCACTAATTCCTCCTTTCTCAGATTACCAGctacattttaaagcaaatcaCAGGACTTAATTGTTCCCTTCACAGTTTGTGAAAGAAGGGATGTTCTATTCTCCTCTACAATGTCACCAAACCAAGTAGCCTTGCCAATCTCTTGAATCAAGCATAAGCTTCAGAGAAAATCAGGTGTGAAACTAATTTTGAGTATTTTCTACCACCCAGGTCTCCATTTGCAGATGATGGTGTTGGATGTTTTGGTATTGTGCCTTATTCTCCTCATATATTGAAGAGGAGCATGCATGGCTAACGCTGGACTATGGATCCCAGTTTGGGGATTGTCTGGCACTGTAATTTGCTTATTTGTGGGTGCCTAAAGACTTTTTTGGATCTACACTGAAGGTAACTGTCAGCTGGGAAAGAGACCAAGAATACCAAAGCCAAAAGAGACCAAGAATACCAAATACTAACTATCAGTCAGCCATATTTTGATAGTAATGATGTGTCAGAAGGCTACTCATGAGTTTCCTTTTGTAAGCATCATCACTTGAATCGTCTGCAGGCATCAGCTATTAGAATACCACCACAGTTTTGGAAAATATCAACACCCAATGATTTTCCCCAATATTTCtatctaaaaaaaaagttaattaaaaaaaagttgctgAATTCGGGGAATGAAGGAGCACACAGATTAGAAGCAGAGTGAATCAATGGTGGCTACATCCAAATAAGAGTATTTGGATGCCTGTAACTAGggtgaatattttaaatactcaaCTTACTTCCAGATTGCAGCGTTCACCACGTAGAGTTATGTCACTACCTGGAAGCACCATTCCTGCCTCAGAGTAACATCACAGCATCAGCCAACTTTGATTAGCTGAAGCTATGACTTCCTCGTAGAGGTGGCCCTTCCTGAAGTGACATAACAACATGGTCGCTCCCTAGTGTTCAGCGTACCTTGGAGGTAACTCTGGTGTCGGGGGAATCACCGGGCAGCTGGGCAGGTCGGTTATTTCAATACCCCTCAATCTCTAATATAAATATAACAATTATACAATAAATATAGCACCAATATACAATAAATATAGCACCAAATGCAGTACATGTCTACATTACTGTATATCAGTATAAATATACAATATAGTCATATATATAAAACACTTCTAAGCTGTTTTCTAAATTAGGGTCTAATTTAATGTAAGTTTTTGTGCCATGACCTAGTGTACTCAACCCTGCCAGTAGCAGGCGGTCTATGGGTCTGAGAAGTCCCAAGTCAGGCCATGTGTACATGCATACTTGGCTCTACAGCAGACATGCAGGAAGTTTGCCATCAGTGGGGCACATCCCAGATCTGCTGAGTGTGTGCAGTAGGGTTGCTCTGCACGTACATTGTGGCCCTTCACCCAGGATAAGTGGACACCTGGCAGTCCTTGCTGCCAAGTGTCAAAAAGCTCAGTAGGTCAACAGGCCAGGAAGGTAGGCAGTGAACTACTGTTACACGTGGTCATCCTCACCCCAAATTGATagggttttggctttttttattttgaaaggtcTTTTCCTTTCTAAGCTGTTTCTTCTTCCGttccctctcttcctttctcctaTCTTTGTCCTTGTTGAGGCAAGAGTCTCTCTGAAAGTCAATATCTAGCCTTCCATCAGCAAGACCATCATATTTGCCTAAAAGCTCATCAGAATAATTCTTCCTTTTGAAATGAGATGGGAAATGTATCTTGTTTGTTGATTTTATCACCCTGTTTTATGTTACTGTTGTAACCTCTActatttaactttttaaaacttgtttAAAACATCAtcttcttaaaatatttcaagctCCCTGTTTTTAAGACACATTTCAAGCATCATCTAAGATTAATTCAGTTTATATTTCTACTTGGAGTCTCATCTCAGTTAAGAAACTAAATAGTGACAAGTCATTTTTAACTGCTATATCATGTTTTTTCAGGGAATCTGAAAACAATTCTACAGTCTGAGCAGACTAATCCTTGCTCTGCTCTTCAGAGGTTTCAGTAGATAACAGACTCTTGAACTTAACAGTAATGCGGACTTGCAAGTGGAGGTTTAGGTGGGCAGTCCACTTgacttttgttctttttttctgctcatttcTCAAATGAAAGGCTTTGGATAGATACTGAATCCAAATGCAAAGCACAGGTTTACAGTGGACAGTTAACTCCTCAAATATTATTCAGATCTGTTAAGACAAGGAGATGATTTCAAGAATTCCACTCCATTACTTGGTTTGATCCTATGTGCTCAGCTTTGGGAGCTTCAGTTTCAGCACCTAGTTATATGCCTATACACCTCGGTAGGATTCCTGTTAATACAAAAAGGAAGTAAATGCTCAGTTCTGCAAAGGAGACCAGTTTTATTTAGGTGTCTAAATATGCCCTTAGATGCTTAGGTTAAGTCACCTACATTTGTGAACTGtggcttttctgtttaaaaaacctAATTTATAAGCTGAGTACTTGGGAGAGGAAGAGATTGATTAAATTCTGGAAGCATGCAATGATGTGGTTACAGAAagctttctgtgctttttttacAGTACAAGACATGATAATTCATATTAATAGGGCTTCCAATTATTTAGGAAGTGCTATATTTAGCGGCTAAGCCCCTAAATAGCTATACAATGGAATTATGTTGAAAATGGATGTACTTCATTGAAATGGATGTACTGCAAATATACAGTACCTAAAAATAGCTCCATATAATGCAACATAATAAAGCTTACACAGAATGgcagcatttcattttccagaatCTCTTTCTCAtataaaactgaaaactgaataCATCTCTTGCCAATTCTAAATATTAACACATACAGTAGCATTTCAGGATAAACAGAACAAATAAAGGAGGACACACAACTCACTTTTTCTGCCATTTCATGGGAGTGATGCAATGAATGTTCCCTTTCTGAGAACATTCGCCTTTGTTCATAGCTGGCTAGCCGACAAGTGAGCCATGAAGAAAGGGTGCAACCACCAATTCCAATGCATGCAAGAGACATGGAGGCAAGATGCAAAGAATAGAGAGCAGATGACTTCTTTGTCAGAGCACgaagaaattgaaaatttaAGATTCCTCCTATTAGTCCACAGATGCAACAGGCAGAAAAAAGTATCATCTGTCAGGAGAGACAAGAGAGGTTATGTCACagtaatatttttcagaaattgaTTAATGCATATGAAATATGAGATAACTATAGTTTAATTCTTTGATAGCATCATTGACTGCAAAACTCTGCACAACCCCTTGTTTTTAACTCTCttaaaaacaggttttttttaaaaaaccaaggGAATATATTAACTTTTGGAATACAAGAGTTAAGATTGATGTTGCATGTAAAAAAAAGTTGGGTAAAATGAGTAGGTAAAGTTAAAACCTATTCAATGGAAGGACTGCTAGGACACAAAACTGATTTCCAGCTGTTCATGCAAAACAGTAACATGACAGAAGGCGTCGCAATTTTCTATTGTGCAGTTTATCACCCTGACTCAAGAGTGAATGCCTCATGTATTTGTAGTGAATCTCTCTGCTTTGTGTGCATTCTGACTGTGCCTCCTGCTCAGTTATAACTTATTCAGTAAGATACCAGGTTGGAGgctttctgcagcttttgtgGGGTCTTTGAAAATGTTCAAGGTGAATGTGCTGGTCaaagaaccaaaaaaacaacaaagaaatctGTGATGCTGCTTTACAGAAGATCAGTTTGGTGACTATATGGTTGGTGGGTCAGTTTGGTTGATTTAAACTTGACTAAAATGTTCCTGGGAATTTTAGAAATCTGTCAAACAGGCTGCAATCAATGAGACATTTTTAAAGACCTCTTATTGCTTTTAGTCACAAAGATGTTGCACTGGTTCAGGATGTGCATTAACCTCAAATGATTCAGTAGCAAAAGACCTTATGGAGACAGTGTTAAATGATTGTCTTATTCACTTCCCTTGATACTGCTGACCTGTCAAAAGGTGATCTATATGGGCATTTAAAGTTTCTCGATATGGCTTTGTATATTTACTTATCTACTGTGGTGGCAGAAATTTATGGAGCCTTACAGACTAGTTCTGTACACATCTAGGATGACAATTTCCTTAGGAATGTGGCATTGAGGATGT harbors:
- the TMEM196 gene encoding transmembrane protein 196 isoform X3, which translates into the protein MCTSSQIIGSLLVLSVLEIGLGVSSVAVGAVSFSLVLTEHKPQLGDSSPFLLCGVCGILCAKKKSGLVMILFSACCICGLIGGILNFQFLRALTKKSSALYSLHLASMSLACIGIGGCTLSSWLTCRLASYEQRRMFSEREHSLHHSHEMAEKRLRGIEITDLPSCPVIPPTPELPPRK
- the TMEM196 gene encoding transmembrane protein 196 isoform X4; amino-acid sequence: MCTSSQIIGSLLVLSVLEIGLGVSSVAVGAVSFSLVLTEHKPQLGDSSPVWSGVCFLLCGVCGILCAKKKSGLVMILFSACCICGLIGGILNFQFLRALTKKSSALYSLHLASMSLACIGIGGCTLSSWLTCRLASYEQRRMFSEREHSLHHSHEMAEKEMTDNLSNGGPHLIYNGSVY
- the TMEM196 gene encoding transmembrane protein 196 isoform X1; this translates as MCTSSQIIGSLLVLSVLEIGLGVSSVAVGAVSFSLVLTEHKPQLGDSSPVWSGVCFLLCGVCGILCAKKKSGLVMILFSACCICGLIGGILNFQFLRALTKKSSALYSLHLASMSLACIGIGGCTLSSWLTCRLASYEQRRMFSEREHSLHHSHEMAEKRLRGIEITDLPSCPVIPPTPELPPRK
- the TMEM196 gene encoding transmembrane protein 196 isoform X2, which gives rise to MCTSSQIIGSLLVLSVLEIGLGVSSVAVGAVSFSLVLTEHKPQLGDSSPVWSGFLLCGVCGILCAKKKSGLVMILFSACCICGLIGGILNFQFLRALTKKSSALYSLHLASMSLACIGIGGCTLSSWLTCRLASYEQRRMFSEREHSLHHSHEMAEKRLRGIEITDLPSCPVIPPTPELPPRK
- the TMEM196 gene encoding transmembrane protein 196 isoform X5, with the protein product MCTSSQIIGSLLVLSVLEIGLGVSSVAVGAVSFSLVLTEHKPQLGDSSPFLLCGVCGILCAKKKSGLVMILFSACCICGLIGGILNFQFLRALTKKSSALYSLHLASMSLACIGIGGCTLSSWLTCRLASYEQRRMFSEREHSLHHSHEMAEKEMTDNLSNGGPHLIYNGSVY